A section of the Kluyveromyces lactis strain NRRL Y-1140 chromosome F complete sequence genome encodes:
- the FUN30 gene encoding DNA-dependent ATPase FUN30 (similar to uniprot|P31380 Saccharomyces cerevisiae YAL019W FUN30 Protein whose overexpression affects chromosome stability potential Cdc28p substrate homolog of Snf2p) gives MDLPIPKSPQNKQDEVQVPSSSPLLQTNEESSPLRPETGTRIDESPISSNSTSSLLRDKFTYQPATKARNGYSQNDLSHEQALKVLVQEYKDLSPTLINAIFKQNSMSISSSRKRLDHIVASRTGGSWRFQSKTNVNPTLNLNKPNSPMDLSKSRLISLKEGGSSGNSIKSNPAINLPSRNVSTSKITIEKQKTSIFDRYSHVMKVSQPSPARSMADRTTMSTIKNLSSKKGKLVRGDAIKKKQKIKLSDDEEDEITDQSNDDGELDTEPEYEEKVTESNFDQVLKFLNEADPKDLADLGEISIEKAALVIKERPFEDLEQFQQLDFQSKSPSPAPGKARKSQQKKDGLKILDKIEQSIKGYNAIESLIRKCSKYGDVIANQMTNWGVDFSSSKDTELNILDVDTYSDDEANETITNDSANVQIIKSSTTSRENSLGPSKRKRNDDEEEFSDVDYEESDDDDFDVKPRARTKQKKTSITQLRNNQMKFIRQKPKLLSSDVELKDYQQTGINWLHLLYQNDLSCILADEMGLGKTCQVISFLAYLKQTHHNGPHLVVVPSSTLENWLREFNKFCPHLKVEPYYGSQQERAELRDILEENEGQYDVIVTTYNLAAGTKYDVSFLRNRNFDVVVYDEGHMLKNSMSERFNKLMKINAHFRLLLTGTPLQNNLKELMSLLEFIMPNLFVSKKDDLATVFKQKTRTSDADKGYNPLLAEHAIERAKTMMKPFILRRKKDQVLKHLPRKHNHILHCEMTELQKTLYQQEIKQVMEHRRKIKEGVKMEKASRNVSKNLIMALRKASIHPLLFRHIYNDKIISKMSKAIIAEPEYYENGNIEYIKEDMSYMTDFELHKLCCKFPSLYKFKLQSDEWMNSGKVEQLKSVLHKIIDIQHEKVLVFSLFTQVLDILEFVLSTLNIKFLRLDGQTQVNDRQSLIDRFYEDDTIPVFLLSTKAGGFGINLVCANNVIIFDQSFNPHDDRQAADRAHRVGQTKEVQVTTLISRDTIEEKILHLAKNKLALDTHISQEDKKNEEALENKVTDLLEDIIFDENQ, from the coding sequence ATGGATCTTCCAATACCGAAAAGTCCCCAGAACAAACAGGATGAAGTTCAAGTTCCAAGTTCATCTCCCTTGTTACAGACAAATGAAGAATCTTCTCCGTTAAGGCCCGAAACTGGTACGCGGATAGATGAATCGCCAATATCAAGTAACTCTACTTCTTCCCTTTTGAGGGACAAGTTCACGTATCAACCGGCTACGAAAGCAAGAAATGGTTACTCTCAGAATGATTTATCGCATGAACAAGCTTTAAAAGTGTTGGTTCAAGAATACAAGGACCTATCACCCACTTTGATTAATGCAATTTTCAAGCAAAACTCTATGTCTATCTCCTCGTCAAGAAAGCGTTTGGACCATATTGTCGCCTCACGTACCGGGGGATCGTGGAGATTCCAATCTAAAACAAACGTGAACCCGACACTTAACTTAAATAAACCCAACTCTCCCATGGATCTGTCAAAATCTAGATTAATCTCATTGAAAGAGGGTGGCTCCTCCGGGAACAGCATCAAAAGCAATCCTGCTATTAATTTGCCCTCTAGAAATGTATCCACTTCCAAGATAACCATCGAAAAGCAAAAGACAAGCATTTTCGACCGTTACTCTCATGTAATGAAAGTTTCGCAACCCTCCCCCGCAAGATCCATGGCGGATAGAACCACCATGAGTACTATCAAaaatttatcttcaaagaagGGTAAATTGGTTAGAGGAGACGCcataaagaagaaacaaaaaatcaaactcagtgatgatgaagaagatgaaattacTGATCAATCCAACGATGACGGAGAGCTCGATACTGAACCAGAATATGAGGAGAAAGTTACTGAAAGTAATTTTGATCAAGTGttgaagttcttgaatGAAGCAGATCCGAAAGATTTAGCTGATCTTGGTGAAATATCCATAGAAAAAGCTGCCCTCGTTATAAAAGAAAGGCCATTTGAAGACCTGgaacaatttcaacaattagATTTCCAATCTAAATCCCCTTCTCCGGCACCAGGCAAGGCTAGAAAATCACAACAGAAAAAAGACGGTTTGAAAATACTTGACAAAATTGAGCAATCGATCAAGGGATATAATGCTATCGAGTCGTTGATCCGTAAATGTTCAAAATATGGTGATGTAATAGCGAATCAAATGACGAATTGGGGTGTTGACTTCAGTTCATCCAAAGATACggaattgaatatcttaGACGTTGATACTTATTCGGATGATGAGGCTAATGAAACTATAACTAACGATTCTGCAAATgttcaaataatcaaatCTTCGACCACGTCCAGAGAAAACTCATTAGGTCCATCGAAACGTAAAAGaaatgacgatgaagaggagTTTTCTGATGTGGACTACGAAGaaagtgatgatgatgattttgatgtAAAACCAAGAGCTAGGACGAAGCAGAAGAAAACATCCATAACTCAACTTCGCAATAATCAAATGAAATTCATAAGGCAAAAACCTAAGCTTTTATCTTCCGAtgttgaattgaaggacTATCAGCAAACAGGTATCAACTGGCTGCACTTGCTTTACCAGAACGATTTATCTTGCATCCTAGCTGATGAAATGGGTCTCGGTAAAACTTGTCAAGTCATCTCCTTTTTAGCGTATTTGAAACAAACACACCATAATGGCCCTCATTTGGTAGTTGTTCCATCCTCTACCTTGGAAAACTGGCTTCGtgaattcaataaattttGTCCACACTTGAAAGTTGAACCTTACTATGGCTCTCAACAAGAAAGGGCGGAACTACGTGATATCCTAGAAGAAAACGAAGGCCAGTATGATGTTATTGTTACTACATATAATCTAGCCGCTGGAACCAAATATGACGTTTCCTTCCTAAGAAATCGTAATTTTGACGTTGTGGTGTATGATGAAGGTCATATGTTGAAAAACTCGATGTCAGAAAgattcaacaaattgatgaaaattaATGCACATTTCCGTTTGTTACTTACAGGTACCCCACTTCAAAATAACTTGAAGGAATTAATGTCTCTTTTGGAATTTATCATGCCAAACCTTTTTGTCTCTAAAAAGGATGATCTTGCAACCGTTTTCAAGCAGAAAACAAGAACATCTGACGCTGATAAGGGATATAACCCGCTTTTAGCCGAGCATGCTATTGAAAGAGCAAAAACAATGATGAAACCATTCATTttaagaagaaagaaagatcaAGTGTTAAAACACTTACCTAGAAAGCATAATCATATATTACACTGTGAAATGACTGAGCTACAAAAAACCTTGTaccaacaagaaatcaagCAGGTTATGGAGcacagaagaaagattaaAGAAGGTGTTAAAATGGAAAAAGCATCACGCAATGTTTCAAAAAACCTTATTATGGCATTGAGAAAAGCATCTATTCATCCACTTCTCTTCAGGCATATTTACAACGATAaaattatttcaaagatgagCAAGGCTATCATTGCCGAGCCTGAATATTatgaaaatggtaataTTGAgtatatcaaagaagatatgTCATATATGACAGACTTTGAATTGCACAAATTATGTTGCAAATTTCCCTCTCTTTACAAGTTCAAATTACAATCCGACGAATGGATGAATTCAGGTAAAGTTGAACAACTTAAGTCTGTATTGCATAAAATCATTGACATTCAGCACGAAAAGGTTTTAGTGTTTTCACTATTCACTCAAGTCTTGGACATTTTAGAATTTGTATTATCCACACTTAACATCAAATTCCTTCGTTTAGACGGTCAAACGCAGGTGAATGACCGTCAGTCTCTAATTGACAGGTTCTACGAAGATGATACTATTCCAGTTTTTCTACTCTCAACCAAGGCCGGTGGATTCGGAATCAATTTGGTTTGTGCAAATAATGTGATTATTTTCGACCAAAGTTTTAATCCGCACGATGATAGACAGGCCGCAGATAGAGCTCATCGTGTCGGCCAAACTAAAGAAGTCCAGGTTACAACTTTAATCAGTAGAGATACcattgaagagaaaattcttcatttgGCCAAAAACAAACTAGCATTGGATACACATATTAGTCAAGAAGACAAGAAAAACGAGGAGGCCCTTGAAAATAAGGTTACAGATCTTTTAGAAGATAttatttttgatgaaaatcAGTAA